CTTGAGTTTCTATAGAAGTGTACTCCGCTCTGAGCTCGAACCCAAACACTTTCCATTTCTCTCTCTGTGCGGGAGCGTGCGCGTCTTCGTGCGCGCGCAAATCAGAGGAAGTGAACAAAGTTCACGTCCCACTCTGGTGCGCTTTACGAGGACCAGCATCCGGGTCGCATCATAACACATACAAGAAGGCATCGTTTTTTGTCTTCAGCCGAAAGTGTTTAATTAATTTTGGGATTAATTTAGAGGAGTCCTTTATAGACACCTTTTCGTTCAAAAACGATTCAATGTTCCCACGAGCAACAACCAGTGGGAGTGAGTCGTCTGTATTATAAAGCTTGGCGATCTTTGACTTGTCACTGTCCAGTTGGGTGAGTTCAGCTTTCATTGCATGTCAAAATGGCGCCACCTGGTGCTCATTATGGAGAACTGCACAAACCCAATGCTAAATCTTACACTTACGAGGACCGAGAAAATGAAACATAACATGCGATAAAGATGCAtcaaaatagataaaaaaaaattacgttcaaataaataaaatctagaTTTAAATCTAAATGCAAAGTTggttttatttacaatattttccacacattaCAGGGGTCAACACAGCAACAATGTGCAATGTGACATCaacattaaatgtaaaaaataaaaaataaagatacataTGCGCCAGTGTATTTTCAGTTATTGCACGTTTTTCGAACAGAAGCGAGTTAAGAGAGCGGCGTGGTTGCCGACTAGTCGACATTCCGCTCCACAATGTCACCAGCGACCAGTCGAGAGTGATTTTCATCAGATTAGCGATGATGAAATTGTCCATTCCCGATAGTTTTGTGACAGTTGTGAACTGTTAAACTTTGTCCTGAgtaaaaatgtcacacaaaactcatttacagtaaaacagaaacaaaaaaattatatttgagGTCATGTCTTATTAAAATACACAACTGCTACTTACAAAGTTCAGTGATGTATTCATGTTAAAAGTACATGCGGGACAGCAGCTTGCCGTAAAAAGTGAACTCCAAAGCAGCGCTTTAGGCGCCATCTTGCGCAATCTTAAGGCTTTTGAGACAGTGACAAGGTGAGTTTTCAGCATGAAGCCCTTCAACTCACAACAACTTAGTTCCAGGGCGCCAGGATGCCACGAGATGGGGCTCAAAGATAAACTTCAGAGAAGGCATTCAGATCTTTTTGCGGGAACTtagccttcaaaaaaaaaaaaaaaaaagaaagaaaagaaaaaactcacctatttgcagTTTTATGAGGCCCAAAGATAAAAAAAGTATCACTTTGGTCTTTTCTTGGCCGCAAGGAACTATGTGTTAGTGAATCAAGGttcttcatttaaataaaaatactgctCGCTGCTATTTTAGTGCCAAGAACTAACTAAGTGGTAGTGAGTTGATGAGTTTCATTTTGACCAAAGTAGTACTTTGCCACCGTCTTGCGGCATCTATGGAGAATTAGAAAGCTTTTCGGGGGTATTTGCGGCAGGGTTGGATGGCTGGTGACTGTAATGAGAAAGCACTTGAGCGCTAAATGACGAAGTCTTGAGGTTGTGAGGCTCACTTGTGCTTCACAAAAACTCTTCAATGCTCAAACGGATGCTTTTGAGCTGTCAGTCAAAGCGCGGAGTCAGTGGCTGAGCAGCCTGAGGCGAGCCAGCCACCCCCCGAGCAGCGAAGTCGACTGTTTGCCGGCAGACGGAGatgcgggggcggcggcggtggccgCGGCGGCCTTAGCGGACGGCGTCTTCTTGGACGCGACTTCCTGGTAGGGGATGGTGGCGCTGTTGTGCAGGTCGGCGCTGATGAAGCACTGGCTGCCTCGGATGTGGTCCACCCCGCGGACCGCCGCGTGTCGCCGGTACGGCAGCGGGAAGCGCtgttcctcgtcctcctcggtGATGCTACTGATGCCCTCGTTGCTCAGGTAGCGGTGAAGACGTCTGCCTCCTGCGCCACCAAGTGGTCAAATACGGCCGTGAATAAaacctctctttttttccccccccggtTAAAGTCCATCTCCAAGCACAATTGCATTACTCGCCATTGCGGCTTCTGACCAAATCAAGCTCTTTTTAACGGATAAAATTAAATTCTCCCAGTCTCTCGAGTCAAGCATCAGCTTGAATTCACCAGTCTTTGACTGAACGGCAGCGGGATtgagaaagaccaaagaccGGTTCCAAAATGCCCTCGCTTACCTTTCCATCCTTGTGTCCCGCGTTGGCAAGACACCCCTGAGAGGACCTCAGCCGGCATGGACACGGGCCGAGGTTTGGCTGAACCTACAGAGACCGCAACCGTTCATTAGTGGACGAAACAAAGTCCGCCAGAAACATCGGTACTGTGATTAGGGAGTTGGGAATGAGTCCAAAACACTTCAAAACATTTCTCTCAGACCATCTTTTGACTTTGAAATGAATCCACATACCATTAACCCATTCCAgcctgcccccccaaaaaacaatgtttgtaATGTGTGatttatgaagaaaaataacactctaaaatgttgtactttataaaaacatacagtaatgacataattaaatAGACCGTAAAGAATCAcaatttttgcttcaattcaacaGACATTGCGCCGCTCCTTCTGGTGCGCACGTCTTGCCCAACTCAGGGCAATACAATACAGACGAGCAGATATACTGTGGAGATGGCTTCTCTTCAGTCAACGGCGACAATATTAGTCGTTATTTGCAAAAGagtattgttttattgtctgtctacatgtgttgcacctccatttatgttcaaatatccatttcaTAAAAGGTTTAAAAACCACCAACTAGATGGCGGCGGCGTCATTCTTTGTATGTTAACATCAAGCTTGAGGGCCGTCCCTTCAGGCAGTAGTTTGGCTGTTTGAAATACACTGAGTGAACTTCTGTGATCTTGTATCTGTAAAAACTCTCAAGttgggtcacttgtatctcaaggcaccagaGGACCGGGATTTCTATATACAGTAGTCGACTAAAAAGTCCACTAAAAATGATTCTCAATGCAGCCATCATGATGTGGATGCCAacaagtgtgtgcgtgcgctctTACCGCGTACACTGGAACGCTGTCTGAGTCGGACAGGGACTGGGACTGGGACTGGAACTGAGACCGGGATAGGTGGCTGGACTTGTGGAGCGATGTTAGCGCCGGTTCTGGTGGCTCCAACGCAACTGGCGACGGACACATCGGCGTCCAGACAAGAGTTGGGAGATCTGGGCCCTGCCTTCACGCCCTCAATCGCCTCACTGAGCGATGACGGTGAAGAAAGGCATTGTGGGTAAGCGACATCAGGAGACGGAAGCCGAAAGCTTAAAGCGTGCCACTGACGCAGGCGAATACGTAGCACAGGGTGGAGGAGGGATGTACAGATCCAAAATGGCCGTCTTCTTGCCGTGTGCAGAGCTGTCCGAAGGTTGACGCCATCTGGGGAGGCCCGATGATGCCTGCATCGTCACCATGGAAAAGAGCAGTTAGCAGCAACAGTGCATTTATATAAGTATGTATTGCGTCACATTATGACATCATTAAATCATATAGGGACATAATAATGGAAGTGTACGTTCGAGGTGATATAAGACTATGAAAATATCACAGTGTGGAAGATTTGGAGCAAATCCTATCTTTACAGATATTAATTGGCATAAAATCCATcttattctttttaaatttggtgtcaatatgctagcgtattgctgccaccccagaaaaaaaaagaaaaaaggttgaAGTCTTCTCTTTTTGCGTCTCGTAAATCAACATTTTGAGCATATTTTCCAgtctacaagccgcgacttttttcacacgctttcaatcctgcggtttatgcggtgcgagcattagcacacctggttaaaagcctcagaataaagaaagagtttaaccctagcgccacgctaacgctagcgcggtgctcgcgttaaactctttctgtgctagcgttagcgcgacgctagtgttaaactctttctctggaccgaggcttataaccaggtacgctctgtagggcgggaattatGGGACTGTAAAAATACAATTGGTCCATAAGGAAAAGTATGCAGCTGACCTGAACGAGGGGGGGTCTCCAGCGCATATTTTTCAGTGGCGGCGGAGCGAAAGCGCCGGTCGTTCCCAACGGCCTCTTCTTCAGCACCAGTCGTATGCTTCCTGACTCCGCCCTCAACTTGGCCACCAGGTGCTTCAGCTGCCAACCCACCTGGACCGAATCACAGCACAGCGTGCCGGCGAGGGGGGCACGGACTCACCGGAAGAAACGCCTCGCGGTCGGCGTCACTCACCACCGTTTGCTCGTTGACTCGGATCACCTCGTCGCCAGCGTGGATCCTCTTGGTCTTATCTGCGGGGGACTGGAGTTTGGAGGAATAAATGGGAATGAACCGGGATATTGAAAAATTGAGGAATAATATAATAACGTGATTTACGTTTTCTGTGGTTCCTGTGACGACGTGAAGGCCGTCATAGGTGGACTTGATGTAGATGCCCTACGAGACAACGCACACTTTGTCAGGGCTGCGGGCAAGGTACAGATTCGCCACTAAGGGCCGCCAAATTCAAGGAGAGCTCACCAGGCCTTCTCCGGGCTTAATGTCAGGGATGTGAACCTCCTCCACGCACGACACTTCGCTCCTGGGCGGGTCGGCGGTCGCCCGGGCTGTCTTCTCACATAGGCTGTTCAGAGCTTGAGACTGAAACAGTCACAAACATGATTGTATACAAACATGCACATATAGAGTACAAAGCACACTcgcacaaatacaaatatatataaacacaaatgtacacaaaaacaaaaggctgcGCCTGCACACACAGGAATGCTTTAGCCTAAGAAAAACAGGAAATACCAAAGTAAGCAGGAAACACTTGAGAGAAAAGTAAACCTCACAGCATGTTTGTGACTTGAATTTGGCTTTGAGCTCTCACAAGGTGAGCGTCGCACAACTAAAACTGGGGCACACAAAGTCTGCAAAGCCCCGATTATGGGATACCTCCAAAGATGATCCTGAGTGATCATCATGTGGTGTGTAGTGTGTTAGGGGTTGGTATTTTTCTACCAGAGCTGTTCAGATATCGCAAATGTATTCAGTATATATGACAGAAAATATTCATATGTGGAGAGTTTACACAGAAGCTAACCGTTAGCGTGGCCAAGCTTCATCGACCTTTTCTAGTACAGTTACCTGTACAGGGGTCCCTTGAGATACGAGGGACCCAATTTACGAGTTTTTCGGGCTACGACCAGTCGTTTGGccaatttttgtcttttcttatcTGGCgccaatgaacatttggacCCAAAcaatggagcaacacatgtacacagacaatacagcaaTGCTCGtagttatatattatttttccttttcaaaaaacTGCCGAGTTATGTCGTCTCCTCTAGCTCCATGTATGTCTGGATTATACTGCCCCCGGGTGGCCAAGTACGAGCAGCACAGTgaccattgaattgaagcaaaaagcatgacaaaaaatgtactGGATTCTATTTATTCATGTTATCACTACGTGAGTTTATTAAGTGCAGTATTATAGAAtcgtatttttttcctcaatttttaaaaatctttttgggGAAGCCGACAACACATTAATGGCATTTCTATTCAAGTCTACGACTGCCACCAACAGTATCATGACAACCACTATTCCGAAAAATGAAGCGTTTGTCGCAGATTTTATTGGAAGTTTGAAGAGGAAAAGACGCACAACACTCGGGATTCGGGGAACAAAGAGCCCGCCAACAGGAAGTGTGATCTAAGACAGGAAGTTAACGTTCCTGCTCTGAATAAACAGGGGACAGGAAAAGGAAGCGAGTGTttgtgggtgtgtttgtgtctatCAGTTTGTGTTCTGGTATCAAAAccagaagaaggagaaaaaaaaaaaaaagagtgactgACCACTTCTAGACTCTTCTCCTCCATCTGATAAACGGTGAAGTCCTGTGagggcaaaacaaacaaaactgaatGAAGCGAGGGCAGCTTTCGTGAACTTTGACCACACCACAGATTAAAAAGGCTCATGCCAACAATGCAACGTTTAGAAAAAGAAGCTTGAAAGTAATTCACGtgtggaaaaagaacaaaaaacaaagtgatTACCCACTAGCACCTTAGCAAAGAGAACtacatgtgtatttaaaacaaccacataactATGCTATGAAGTCTGTTAGCTTTATGCTAGCACAATGGGAAAAGCCACAGGTAGCGAACAAAACGTGCATCTAGGCGGCGCTGTtataacactaaaaaaaaacagacatttgaaccaaaaaaaaaaaaaggcacagcaACACACATTGGCAGAAAAAACACTTGCAGGCATATATTtctcatcctctgcaaaaaaaaatggctaatatTACCGCAGTTACTGAATCTCTCCATAAGTGagtgaaactcttcttcattTGTCTGCATGACTGTACTATGCTGCCGCCCGGTGGCCAAGTTGCGCACACTAGAAGTGGCCGTAATGAATGAACCGTGattcaaaaacaaactaaacTTGTATCTCGAGGCAACACTCGAGATTGATCCATCTAAAATTCATCCAGGTCAACATCTTGTTGATAAACTAACCTTGTCACAAAGTTTAAAGAGgatgtgaagaagaagaagtttgacaacaacaggaagtagcgTATGTAATCAGCAGTAAGTGCTGGGAGGTGATTGGCTGACTGACCTTCTGGACCGTGGAGGTGAGCTCCAGACACAATTGAATGATGGTGCTTTTGGTGGACATGAAATCGCTCGCGTTTGTCATGGGAGTCCTGCAAACAAAGCCGAAAACAACAATCCATCGATCGTTCATTTGTATCGAAACCttcataataaaacaaaagaaaacaaaacaaagtgctTCACAAAACAGgtggcaaagaaaaacaacaaacgcTCCCAGTGAGGAAACagtggaaaatatatattttttttaaaaagcaaagactaaCAGACACAATGACTGTatgtagattattatttccATATTACATAAATTCTGAcattggctagtgaccagtcCAATTTGTTGCACATGCGCATATCGTGTGAGTCAGGGAGCGAGGCCTCATTCTGTTGGCGGtaccaaaaatcaaaacaaaacaataccaGACAGTAATGACAGCAATGTTCTACAGGCTCACACAAGCCTGACCTGGAAGACGCACAGACacctgtaagtgtgtgtgtgtgtgtgtgtaatgaacCGGTAGTTGTCAAACCATAAAACTTGAGTTGACAGGCATTCGGGTTGTAAAGTGGTCCCAAGTTCCTCTAGAAATGTTGGGAATTCCAGCTGTTTGTTTGACTCGTGCAGCACAGTGGAagagtggttagcacatttgcctcacagttctggaggCTCAAGGAACGAGTCTGTCCTGCGGCCTTGCTGGGTGGACGTCGTCCTGTGCTCgcctgtttatttttcttttaatattcgCTGAAAACCGCAGCTAAtcattcccattttttaaaattatttctgaAATGGCCTTGGATAGATACCACAAGATACTTTCCAAAGAGGAAAGTAATCCAGTAAAATTTGCCGGATTATACTTTGTTTCTTTGCCATGGAAGCATGCGCACGTGATACATCTTTACTGGCAAGCTTTGTGTTGTAAATCGGGGAGGAGCTAGGCCctgtaaaatgagtttgaaatattATTAAAAGGCTTTCCTGCTAAATTGTTAACGGCTAACATGTTAACAGTTAACTATGTAAACAGTCGCCACGGCGCCGAGCAACGCATCAATGACGCATCTTCACCCATCGCtccatttttccacattgaaTATGGAGGTGACACTGATACACTCTTGAGCACTTGGGAGGGTGGGCGGGGGCGTATGTAAACATGATATCTCCGGTATTCATCACCCACCTGTCCATCCAGGACAGCAGACTCTTGGCTGCAGCGATGAGCTCCACCACTGCGGTGAGGAAGTCGTTGGAGGGCCGGTGGGCGCTGTCGCTCTGGTAGGTCG
This genomic window from Syngnathoides biaculeatus isolate LvHL_M chromosome 23, ASM1980259v1, whole genome shotgun sequence contains:
- the cnksr3 gene encoding connector enhancer of kinase suppressor of ras 3, giving the protein MEAVSTWSPQQVLDWMTGLDDSLQQYLPAFRWQQVDGDKLLKMTHQELTAMGVVKVGHQELMLEAVDLLCALNYGMESENLKTLVAKMRLAYHNLSGAVSQRRKNPTYQSDSAHRPSNDFLTAVVELIAAAKSLLSWMDRTPMTNASDFMSTKSTIIQLCLELTSTVQKDFTVYQMEEKSLEVSQALNSLCEKTARATADPPRSEVSCVEEVHIPDIKPGEGLGIYIKSTYDGLHVVTGTTENSPADKTKRIHAGDEVIRVNEQTVVGWQLKHLVAKLRAESGSIRLVLKKRPLGTTGAFAPPPLKNMRWRPPLVQASSGLPRWRQPSDSSAHGKKTAILDLYIPPPPCATYSPAEAIEGVKAGPRSPNSCLDADVSVASCVGATRTGANIAPQVQPPIPVSVPVPVPVPVRLRQRSSVRGSAKPRPVSMPAEVLSGVSCQRGTQGWKGGRRLHRYLSNEGISSITEEDEEQRFPLPYRRHAAVRGVDHIRGSQCFISADLHNSATIPYQEVASKKTPSAKAAAATAAAPASPSAGKQSTSLLGGWLARLRLLSH